The proteins below are encoded in one region of Paracoccus methylovorus:
- a CDS encoding IS5 family transposase (programmed frameshift), with product METSLARDLMSDEEWAFFERFIFAVRAPNGRKPTNHRLVLDGIFWIARTGAPWRDLPAEFGKWSSVYRQFRRWTLAGLWEEIMDALNQSGAVPSALQMIDSTVIRAHHQAAGAKRGTPRQGFGRSRGGFTTKIHLLVNAHGLPMRTEITPGQTSDYLGFDLVMVDNLPRPSVLLADRGYDADKIRDGMEARNVLPVIPMRKSRKKRIGVDRSLYRLRNLVERCFNKLKNARRVATRYDKTAESFLGFIDITSIRLWLRHLST from the exons ATGGAGACCAGCTTGGCACGAGACCTTATGTCGGACGAGGAGTGGGCGTTCTTTGAGCGCTTCATCTTCGCCGTCCGCGCCCCGAACGGGCGCAAGCCCACCAACCACCGCCTCGTTCTTGATGGCATATTCTGGATCGCACGCACCGGTGCGCCATGGCGGGACCTACCTGCCGAGTTCGGCAAATGGTCAAGCGTCTATCGGCAGTTCCGGCGCTGGACGCTGGCAGGCCTGTGGGAGGAAATCATGGATGCCCTGAACCAGAGCGGAGCCGTGCCAAGCGCCCTGCAAATGATCGACAGCACCGTGATCCGTGCCCACCATCAGGCAGCGGGCGCTA AAAGGGGGACTCCGCGACAAGGTTTCGGCCGTTCTCGAGGTGGCTTTACGACCAAGATCCACCTTCTGGTCAACGCGCACGGGCTACCTATGAGAACAGAGATCACGCCGGGCCAGACGTCGGACTATCTCGGCTTCGATCTGGTGATGGTGGATAATCTGCCCCGCCCGAGCGTGCTGCTCGCAGATCGCGGCTACGATGCAGACAAGATCAGAGACGGCATGGAGGCGCGCAACGTCCTGCCCGTGATACCGATGCGCAAGTCCCGCAAAAAACGGATTGGTGTCGATCGTTCGCTGTATCGCCTGCGCAATCTGGTCGAACGCTGCTTCAACAAGCTCAAGAACGCCAGGCGTGTCGCGACCCGCTACGACAAGACGGCGGAAAGCTTTCTCGGCTTCATTGACATCACGTCGATCCGCCTCTGGCTCCGTCATTTGTCAACATGA
- the gltA gene encoding citrate synthase yields MAEEKTARLHLAGKDYDLAILSPTAGPDVVDIRKLYSEASVFTYDPGFTSTASCDSTITYIDGDKGELWYRGYPIEQLAAQSHYLEVCYLLLYGELPNPDQLVDFETRVTRHTMVHEQMHYFFRGFRRDSHPMATLVGVVGAMSAFYHDSVDINDPVQREIASVRLIAKLPTIAAMAYKYSIGQPFVYPKNELDYASNFLHMCFSVPAEPYHVDPALARAMDRIFTLHADHEQNASTSTVRLAGSSGANPFACIAAGIACLWGPAHGGANQACLEMLREIGSVERIPEFIARAKDKNDPFRLMGFGHRVYKNFDPRAKVMKESADEVLDLLGVHNNPTLQVAKELERIALEDDYFVSKKLYPNVDFYSGIILEAMGFPTSMFTPIFALSRTVGWISQWKEMIADPQNKIGRPRQLYVGSPRRDYKPLDAR; encoded by the coding sequence ATGGCAGAAGAAAAAACCGCAAGACTGCATCTCGCGGGGAAGGATTACGATCTGGCGATACTGTCGCCGACGGCGGGGCCGGACGTGGTCGATATCCGCAAGCTCTACAGCGAGGCGAGCGTCTTCACCTACGACCCTGGCTTCACCTCGACCGCGTCCTGCGATTCGACGATCACCTATATCGACGGTGACAAGGGCGAGCTGTGGTATCGCGGCTATCCGATCGAGCAGCTTGCGGCGCAATCGCATTACCTCGAAGTCTGCTATCTGTTGCTTTACGGGGAACTGCCGAATCCCGACCAACTGGTCGATTTCGAAACCCGCGTCACCCGCCACACCATGGTGCATGAGCAGATGCACTATTTCTTCCGTGGCTTCCGTCGCGACAGCCATCCGATGGCGACTCTGGTGGGCGTCGTCGGCGCAATGTCGGCCTTCTATCACGATTCGGTCGACATCAACGACCCAGTTCAGCGCGAGATCGCATCGGTCCGGCTGATCGCCAAGCTGCCCACCATCGCGGCCATGGCCTATAAATACTCGATCGGCCAACCGTTCGTCTATCCGAAGAACGAACTGGATTACGCCAGCAACTTCCTGCACATGTGCTTTTCGGTTCCGGCAGAGCCCTATCACGTCGACCCCGCGCTGGCCCGGGCCATGGACCGCATCTTTACGCTGCATGCGGATCACGAGCAGAACGCCTCGACCTCGACCGTGCGGCTGGCCGGTTCTTCGGGTGCGAACCCGTTTGCCTGCATCGCCGCCGGCATCGCCTGTCTATGGGGTCCGGCGCATGGTGGCGCCAACCAGGCCTGCCTGGAAATGCTGCGTGAAATCGGCTCGGTCGAACGGATTCCGGAATTCATCGCCCGTGCCAAGGACAAGAACGACCCGTTCCGGCTGATGGGTTTTGGCCACCGGGTCTACAAGAACTTCGACCCGCGCGCCAAGGTGATGAAGGAATCGGCCGACGAGGTGCTGGACCTTCTGGGCGTCCACAACAACCCGACGCTGCAAGTCGCCAAAGAGTTGGAGAGGATCGCGCTGGAAGACGATTATTTCGTCTCGAAAAAGCTTTATCCGAACGTCGATTTCTACTCGGGCATCATCCTTGAGGCGATGGGATTCCCGACCTCGATGTTCACTCCGATCTTCGCATTGTCGCGGACCGTGGGCTGGATTTCGCAGTGGAAAGAAATGATCGCCGATCCGCAGAACAAGATCGGCCGTCCGCGCCAGCTTTACGTCGGCTCGCCCCGGCGCGACTACAAACCCCTGGACGCGCGCTGA
- a CDS encoding GGDEF domain-containing protein produces MHISSEVIMLNLGFGINLPLAVQKFHLKDSDFSPSDLTMEFLFLHEANRAALLELSRSNMRLEKARKNAHILSITDPLTGLLNRRGFDIEFSKAFEYRQKIPFAILHLDLDCFKEVNDKFGHAAGDRVLIDVASILTGEVHFSDKACRVGGDEFMILIFSQDPKAVSLDIGRRILNKIETMKEHLWLSHISASVGIATSDSKSTPQPHEILEMSDAALYRAKVSGRGKIVLWRDGF; encoded by the coding sequence GTGCATATTTCATCTGAAGTGATTATGCTTAACTTGGGGTTCGGGATAAATCTTCCGCTGGCTGTACAAAAATTCCACCTGAAAGATTCGGATTTCTCTCCATCTGACCTGACTATGGAGTTCCTGTTTCTGCATGAGGCAAACCGTGCCGCATTGCTGGAATTATCCAGATCCAATATGCGCTTGGAGAAGGCGCGAAAAAATGCACATATTTTATCCATTACGGACCCCCTGACCGGGCTGCTGAATCGGCGTGGGTTCGACATCGAATTTTCCAAGGCATTTGAGTATAGACAAAAAATTCCTTTTGCCATTCTCCATCTGGATCTTGATTGCTTCAAGGAGGTGAACGATAAATTTGGCCATGCTGCAGGTGACCGGGTTCTGATTGATGTTGCATCTATATTGACTGGCGAAGTGCATTTTTCTGATAAAGCCTGTCGGGTGGGTGGGGACGAGTTCATGATATTGATATTTTCCCAAGACCCAAAGGCAGTTTCTTTGGACATAGGGAGAAGAATTCTAAATAAGATTGAAACTATGAAAGAGCACTTATGGTTGAGCCACATTTCAGCCAGTGTGGGTATCGCAACTTCAGATAGTAAATCTACTCCACAACCTCATGAAATACTCGAGATGTCAGATGCCGCTCTATATCGTGCAAAGGTATCAGGCAGAGGAAAGATAGTATTATGGCGTGATGGATTTTGA
- a CDS encoding helix-turn-helix transcriptional regulator — translation MEVLKDIEVILAARSAQAAWQHYVARLTGLGFPNVSYHAIRVLETSCGQMLDDSILLSSYSPRLMQELVSLDLLESTPLYLSLTNRTSSESWDGMQRRRLAGRLSPREERVIDIFARYGHVAGYVVSMNDDIEHIRAGILLSGTIGMRQDKLDELWARHGQLVEALSGLINLRISTLPYAERECVLTARQREVLECISTGHTMQEIAEILKVTPATVEKHLRLARKALGAKTTAQAILLAARRKQIFSSSAEPSVTMSGSSSNHPGKDVRSQKFLSALSDLLSEPGRDN, via the coding sequence ATGGAAGTACTCAAGGATATTGAGGTCATCCTGGCGGCGCGTTCGGCGCAGGCCGCGTGGCAGCACTACGTGGCGCGATTGACTGGCCTTGGCTTTCCCAATGTCTCCTATCACGCTATACGGGTTCTGGAGACATCCTGCGGCCAGATGCTAGACGACAGTATTCTGCTGTCGAGCTACTCTCCACGCCTGATGCAAGAGCTTGTATCCTTGGACCTGCTTGAGAGCACGCCCTTGTATCTGTCCCTGACCAATCGCACGAGCAGTGAAAGCTGGGATGGGATGCAGAGGCGCCGGCTGGCCGGGCGGCTAAGCCCGCGTGAAGAGCGGGTAATAGATATCTTCGCACGCTACGGCCATGTCGCGGGTTATGTGGTCAGCATGAATGATGATATCGAACATATTCGTGCGGGTATACTGCTGAGCGGCACCATCGGCATGCGGCAGGACAAGCTGGACGAACTCTGGGCACGGCATGGCCAACTCGTGGAGGCATTGAGCGGCTTGATAAATCTGCGTATTTCTACCCTGCCTTATGCCGAACGTGAATGTGTGCTGACGGCGCGCCAGCGTGAGGTGCTGGAATGCATCTCTACCGGTCATACCATGCAGGAAATCGCTGAAATTCTGAAGGTTACGCCGGCTACGGTGGAAAAACACTTACGGTTGGCGCGCAAGGCCTTGGGGGCAAAGACAACTGCGCAGGCGATCTTGTTGGCGGCCCGCCGCAAACAGATATTCAGTTCCTCTGCAGAACCAAGCGTCACAATGTCAGGCAGTTCCTCAAATCATCCTGGGAAAGATGTGCGGTCGCAGAAATTCTTATCCGCATTGTCGGATTTGCTGAGCGAACCGGGGCGTGATAACTGA
- the gltX gene encoding glutamate--tRNA ligase, whose product MTDSRPVVTRFAPSPTGYLHIGGARTALFNWLYARGRNGKFLLRIEDTDRARSTPEATEAILQGLRWLGLDWDGEPVSQFAGLERHAEVARAMLENGTAYKCFSTAEEIEAFREKAKVEGRSTLFLSPWRDADPATLPDGPYAIRLKAPRSGETVVRDAVQGDVTFGNEQLDDMVLLRSDGTPTYMLAVVVDDHDMGVTHVIRGDDHLTNAARQIQIYQAMGWDIPVFAHIPLIHGVDGKKLSKRHGAVGLHEYAAMGYPAAAMRNYLARLGWSHGDDELFDDAQARAWFDLDGIGKAPARLDFKKLEHVSGWHVARMSDAELLDQIAAFRVTTGAEPLSERQLARLRPALGALKAKAKTLPALLDQAHFALIDRPVQVDEKAATALDTVSRGILNELTAIIQDASWDRDELEAAAKKVGESHGLGLGKVAAPLRAALAGRSSTPSVFDMMLALGRDEALARLQDQAG is encoded by the coding sequence ATGACTGATTCTCGCCCCGTTGTTACCCGCTTCGCGCCCTCGCCCACCGGCTATCTGCATATCGGGGGTGCGCGGACGGCCCTGTTCAACTGGCTTTATGCCCGTGGTCGGAATGGAAAATTCCTGCTGCGGATCGAGGATACCGACCGCGCACGCTCAACCCCCGAGGCAACTGAGGCGATCTTGCAGGGCCTGCGCTGGCTGGGCCTCGATTGGGACGGCGAGCCTGTCAGCCAGTTCGCGGGGCTGGAGCGGCATGCCGAGGTCGCCCGGGCCATGCTGGAGAACGGCACCGCTTATAAGTGCTTCTCGACCGCCGAGGAGATCGAGGCTTTCCGCGAAAAGGCAAAGGTTGAGGGCCGTTCGACCCTGTTCCTGTCGCCTTGGCGCGACGCCGATCCCGCAACCCTGCCCGACGGCCCCTATGCGATCCGGCTGAAGGCGCCGCGCAGCGGCGAAACCGTGGTCAGGGACGCGGTGCAGGGCGACGTGACTTTCGGCAACGAGCAACTTGACGACATGGTGCTGCTACGCTCGGACGGGACGCCTACCTATATGCTGGCAGTGGTGGTGGACGATCACGACATGGGCGTGACCCATGTCATCCGCGGCGACGACCACCTGACCAATGCTGCCCGGCAGATCCAGATCTATCAGGCCATGGGCTGGGATATCCCGGTCTTTGCCCATATTCCGCTGATCCACGGCGTTGACGGCAAAAAACTGTCCAAACGCCACGGCGCGGTCGGACTGCACGAATATGCGGCCATGGGCTATCCGGCAGCGGCAATGCGCAACTATCTGGCGCGGCTGGGTTGGAGCCATGGTGACGACGAATTGTTCGACGATGCGCAGGCGCGGGCATGGTTCGATCTGGACGGAATCGGCAAGGCCCCTGCCCGGCTGGACTTCAAGAAGCTGGAACATGTCAGCGGCTGGCATGTCGCGCGGATGAGCGATGCTGAATTGCTGGACCAAATTGCGGCATTTCGCGTCACCACCGGCGCCGAACCGCTGTCCGAGCGACAGCTCGCCCGCCTGCGCCCGGCGCTCGGGGCGCTGAAAGCCAAGGCAAAAACACTGCCTGCGCTGCTTGATCAGGCGCATTTCGCGCTGATCGACCGCCCGGTGCAGGTCGACGAAAAGGCGGCAACCGCGCTGGATACTGTATCCCGTGGTATACTGAATGAATTGACGGCCATAATACAGGATGCTAGCTGGGACCGCGACGAACTAGAGGCGGCCGCCAAGAAGGTTGGCGAGTCGCACGGTCTGGGGCTGGGCAAGGTCGCGGCGCCGCTTCGCGCGGCCCTCGCGGGGCGCAGCTCAACCCCCAGCGTGTTCGACATGATGTTGGCACTTGGCCGCGACGAGGCCCTGGCCCGGCTGCAGGATCAAGCGGGCTGA
- a CDS encoding TonB-dependent siderophore receptor, with translation MRDLETMAHDIRRGPRRHLTALLLGCTALIASPAVAQDPVPSDSGAGTEDSPYRLSPIIINASGQFDDDANTIVASELWVGGKVATSILDTPASVSVITEKEMRDRRATTLEEVLNYSAGIHTDYYGTDDRNEYFLVRGFQATTYRDGLTLGSMRSAREEPFAYERVEVIRGGNSTLFGTSDPGGSINFVTKQPRFERFGEVYGSVGSPRNAEYGFDVGDTLNADQTLAYRLTAKVQDGERDYDYSRNDSTFVMGGLSWQPNAATKLSVIADYLKRDNTPNSGDYPLDREYDRSDFFGEPDFNYQNVERSSISALFEHESESGLSLRANLRYSDLKSDFGYVYLSDNPARVGTMVDRWYFGGDSTAKELIGNVILQYDRSFENFDSSTVGGIEFRDASTTSAPFYGLYTPIDVANPVYSGAPGTLAAPYELRDNDYKTQSLFVQQNLSFNDKFVATVGLRHDWLDIEETLNGVHSSDDFSETSIRGALTYKVNSEISTYVSYVESVAPPGIGVEPERGEQYELGVKYQPLGTTALISASIYDLRKNNVTVAVVQPEGHITRELVGEQRVRGFDLEGKAELANNLDLIAFYSYMKSEVVRSDPIRGVDVEGNEFSEVPNHMASLWLNYTLQGSENRGDMTFGLGARYIGSYFYALSNDTGKADPSVTLDAAFSYKVQENTSLAVNISNLLDEQHVVGRGTADYYNPGRTVAVTLRHTW, from the coding sequence ATGCGGGACCTTGAAACCATGGCACATGACATCCGGCGCGGCCCCCGCCGCCACCTTACCGCCCTTCTGCTGGGCTGCACCGCTTTGATCGCATCCCCGGCCGTTGCTCAGGATCCCGTCCCATCGGATTCCGGGGCGGGAACCGAGGATTCGCCTTATCGTCTTTCACCCATCATCATTAACGCCAGCGGCCAGTTCGACGACGACGCGAACACCATCGTTGCCAGCGAATTGTGGGTCGGCGGCAAGGTGGCGACCAGCATCCTCGACACCCCGGCATCGGTTTCGGTCATTACCGAAAAGGAAATGCGCGACCGCAGGGCCACCACCCTTGAAGAGGTGCTGAATTACTCGGCGGGCATTCACACCGACTATTACGGGACGGATGACCGCAACGAGTATTTCCTCGTCCGCGGGTTCCAGGCGACGACCTATCGCGACGGCCTGACGCTGGGCTCCATGCGCAGCGCGCGTGAAGAGCCCTTCGCCTATGAGCGGGTCGAAGTCATCCGTGGCGGCAACTCGACCCTGTTCGGCACCTCGGATCCGGGCGGCTCGATCAACTTCGTGACCAAGCAGCCACGCTTCGAGCGTTTCGGCGAGGTCTACGGCTCGGTCGGATCACCGCGCAACGCGGAATACGGATTTGACGTGGGCGATACGCTGAACGCGGACCAGACGCTGGCCTATCGCCTGACCGCCAAGGTGCAGGACGGCGAGCGGGATTATGATTATTCGCGCAACGATTCCACCTTCGTCATGGGTGGTCTAAGCTGGCAGCCGAACGCTGCGACAAAGCTCAGCGTGATCGCGGATTATCTGAAGCGCGACAACACGCCCAACAGCGGCGACTATCCGCTGGATCGCGAATACGACCGCAGCGACTTCTTTGGCGAGCCAGACTTCAACTATCAGAACGTCGAACGTTCCAGCATAAGCGCTCTGTTCGAGCATGAGTCCGAAAGCGGCCTCAGCCTGCGTGCGAACCTTCGCTACAGCGATCTGAAAAGCGATTTCGGCTATGTCTATCTGTCGGACAACCCGGCGCGTGTCGGCACGATGGTTGACCGTTGGTATTTCGGCGGCGATTCCACAGCCAAAGAGCTGATCGGTAACGTGATCCTGCAATACGACCGCAGCTTCGAAAACTTCGACAGCAGCACCGTGGGCGGTATCGAATTCCGCGACGCATCGACCACCAGCGCCCCGTTCTATGGGCTGTACACACCGATCGACGTAGCAAATCCGGTCTATTCGGGTGCGCCCGGCACGCTGGCAGCGCCTTATGAACTGCGCGACAATGACTACAAGACCCAATCGCTGTTCGTGCAACAGAACCTGTCTTTCAATGACAAGTTCGTCGCGACCGTGGGTCTGCGTCACGACTGGCTGGATATCGAGGAAACGCTGAACGGCGTGCACTCAAGCGATGATTTCTCGGAAACCTCGATCCGCGGAGCCTTGACCTACAAGGTCAACAGCGAGATTTCGACCTATGTCAGCTATGTCGAATCCGTCGCGCCTCCGGGCATCGGCGTCGAGCCGGAACGCGGCGAACAGTATGAGCTGGGCGTTAAATATCAACCGCTTGGCACGACTGCACTGATCTCGGCCTCAATCTATGATCTGCGCAAGAACAATGTCACGGTCGCCGTGGTCCAGCCGGAGGGCCATATCACCCGCGAACTAGTGGGCGAACAGCGTGTGCGCGGGTTCGATCTGGAAGGCAAGGCCGAACTGGCGAACAACCTCGACCTGATCGCGTTCTATTCCTACATGAAGTCCGAAGTCGTGCGCTCGGACCCAATCCGTGGCGTGGACGTGGAAGGAAACGAATTCTCCGAGGTTCCCAACCATATGGCATCGCTGTGGCTGAACTATACCTTGCAGGGCAGCGAAAACCGTGGCGACATGACCTTCGGTCTGGGTGCACGCTATATCGGTTCGTATTTCTATGCGCTCTCGAACGATACGGGCAAAGCCGATCCGTCGGTCACGCTCGATGCGGCATTCAGCTATAAGGTGCAGGAAAACACGAGCTTGGCCGTCAATATCAGCAACCTGCTGGACGAACAGCATGTCGTCGGTCGCGGCACGGCGGATTACTACAATCCGGGTCGCACCGTCGCGGTGACCCTGCGCCACACCTGGTAA
- a CDS encoding helix-turn-helix transcriptional regulator — protein sequence MSYRHSMICYTDGISCAAPVKWRGLDGLVSVYWQAEGQAGAHGYYLSPDPRIMFFFDDVSSHILISNRDDEMRQSGRPMMRALYVPAGVPMWSHFTGHYVFAHLDLHIHKDRMMRFLTPTVGASAALAALCRPVEIQDADAIHTLAGLLVGEVTQPSRHGVFAESLVGSIVTGLLDISHDGTGRASGGLTPAQMNRLAARLENAGDHRLTVAEMAATVGLSESWFAAMFKQTTGQTPLQWQMGQRISQAQKLLVETDLTVADVAAQIGFSDQAHLTRVFRQVAGETPAAWRRMQLVR from the coding sequence ATGAGTTATCGTCACTCCATGATCTGTTATACCGATGGCATCAGTTGCGCGGCGCCAGTGAAGTGGCGCGGGCTGGACGGGCTGGTCAGCGTCTATTGGCAGGCCGAAGGGCAGGCCGGCGCGCATGGCTATTACCTGTCGCCCGACCCGCGCATCATGTTCTTCTTTGATGACGTGTCCTCGCATATCCTGATCTCGAACCGCGATGATGAAATGCGGCAGAGCGGCCGGCCGATGATGCGGGCGCTCTATGTCCCGGCGGGTGTGCCGATGTGGTCGCACTTTACCGGCCATTATGTCTTTGCGCATCTGGACCTGCATATCCATAAGGATCGGATGATGCGGTTCCTGACGCCGACGGTCGGGGCATCCGCCGCACTGGCCGCGCTGTGCCGACCGGTCGAGATTCAGGATGCCGATGCAATCCACACCCTTGCCGGGCTTTTGGTCGGAGAAGTCACTCAGCCCTCACGCCACGGAGTTTTCGCCGAAAGCCTTGTGGGCAGCATCGTGACCGGGCTTCTGGATATTTCGCATGACGGAACAGGGCGTGCAAGCGGTGGGCTGACCCCGGCGCAGATGAACCGCCTTGCCGCGCGTCTCGAAAACGCTGGCGATCATCGCCTGACCGTGGCCGAGATGGCCGCTACGGTGGGGCTGTCGGAAAGCTGGTTTGCCGCGATGTTCAAGCAGACGACCGGGCAAACACCGCTGCAATGGCAGATGGGCCAACGTATCAGTCAGGCGCAGAAGCTGTTGGTCGAGACCGATCTGACCGTTGCCGATGTTGCGGCCCAGATCGGCTTTTCCGATCAGGCGCATCTGACCCGCGTGTTTCGTCAGGTCGCCGGCGAAACACCCGCCGCCTGGCGGCGGATGCAGTTGGTCAGGTAA
- a CDS encoding ComEC/Rec2 family competence protein: MTESVNVLRTRLPAPAGGTQRASIGQRPSINIRAGLLPWVPFWLSLGIGGWFLLPNEPGSGFYASLSLIGGFCVLLPVWTARLAEDGRFDWIWADRLRLAAFALLLTALGAGLAGGRAHMVAAPVLGFRYYGPIEGRVIGIDRSSRDRMRLLLDQVGLHGVAPSRTPERVRISLLTPQDLPVPGQRVMLTAHLGPPSGPSEPGGFDFRRMAWFGRLGAVGYARTPVMTVEQPADRSTLVLHRIRMSLSEAMRERIGGQSGAVSAALMTGDRSGIAEHTNQIMRDSNLYHIVSISGLHMSMLAGFIYAALRLCGVVMQGLGGIRAGPTHKFAAAGALCASAMYLWLSGGGVATERSFIMVAIMLLAIMVDRRAVSLRTVAVAASIVLVLGPEALTEPGFQMSFAATVALILMHEPWLKLSGHLPSWSRPVLMLFASSFVAGMVTAPIAAAHFGRMTQYGLLANMLVVPVVGTLVMPGGVFAALLAPIGLAQPALWVMGLGTDWMLAVAKWISDLDSAVTLFPTAPRAVLPLMAIGAMLVLLGAPSGAGNRTASLIFRRGLGAALLAAAALLWLNTKRPDILISAQGDAVAVLTPAGRAPSKPRGGNFAVENWLKSDGDIADQAIAAERVLWQGAAANRRAELNHAGIRYRIGHLTGKAVEQEADTYCNDGDILVANRLLNTSAENKCLILDKEYLEKHGAVAIFLTEYGLKTVSVDTPDSGRFWR; this comes from the coding sequence GTGACGGAATCGGTAAACGTTTTACGAACGCGTCTGCCAGCCCCGGCCGGCGGAACCCAGCGTGCGTCAATCGGACAGCGACCATCCATCAATATTCGCGCGGGGCTGCTGCCCTGGGTGCCATTCTGGCTTTCGTTGGGCATAGGGGGCTGGTTTCTGCTGCCCAATGAACCCGGTTCCGGTTTCTACGCGTCGCTGAGTCTCATCGGCGGTTTTTGTGTGCTGCTGCCGGTCTGGACGGCAAGACTGGCCGAAGACGGCCGGTTCGACTGGATTTGGGCGGATCGGCTGCGGCTTGCTGCGTTTGCACTGCTTCTGACCGCTCTGGGGGCAGGGCTTGCAGGGGGGCGGGCGCATATGGTTGCCGCTCCGGTGCTGGGTTTCCGCTATTACGGCCCGATCGAAGGGCGGGTTATCGGAATAGACCGATCTTCGCGCGACCGGATGCGCCTGCTGCTCGATCAGGTAGGTCTGCATGGCGTGGCGCCCAGCCGTACGCCAGAGCGGGTGCGGATCTCGCTTCTGACTCCCCAAGATCTGCCGGTGCCGGGACAGCGCGTGATGCTGACTGCGCATCTCGGCCCGCCTTCAGGCCCGTCCGAGCCCGGCGGTTTCGACTTTCGCCGCATGGCCTGGTTTGGGCGTCTTGGGGCGGTGGGCTATGCACGCACTCCGGTCATGACGGTGGAGCAACCCGCTGACCGTAGTACGCTGGTCCTGCATCGTATCCGCATGTCGCTGTCCGAGGCCATGCGTGAACGGATCGGCGGACAATCAGGGGCGGTTTCGGCAGCTCTGATGACCGGTGATCGTTCGGGCATCGCCGAGCATACCAATCAGATCATGCGCGATTCGAATCTTTATCACATCGTATCGATCTCGGGCCTGCACATGAGCATGCTTGCCGGCTTCATCTATGCGGCACTCAGGCTATGCGGCGTGGTAATGCAGGGACTTGGCGGTATCCGGGCTGGACCCACGCACAAGTTTGCAGCGGCGGGTGCGCTTTGCGCCTCGGCGATGTACCTTTGGCTTTCGGGGGGCGGGGTCGCGACCGAGCGTTCATTCATCATGGTGGCGATAATGCTGTTAGCCATCATGGTTGACCGCCGCGCCGTGTCGCTGCGTACCGTTGCCGTCGCGGCCAGCATCGTGCTGGTACTTGGGCCCGAGGCGCTGACCGAACCCGGCTTTCAGATGAGTTTTGCCGCTACGGTCGCATTGATTCTGATGCATGAGCCATGGTTGAAACTATCCGGGCATTTGCCATCATGGAGCAGGCCGGTGCTGATGCTCTTTGCCTCGTCCTTCGTGGCAGGCATGGTGACCGCGCCCATCGCCGCCGCCCATTTTGGGCGGATGACGCAATATGGCCTGTTGGCCAATATGCTGGTCGTGCCTGTCGTCGGCACACTCGTGATGCCCGGCGGCGTCTTTGCGGCCCTGCTGGCGCCAATTGGCCTTGCGCAGCCGGCGCTGTGGGTGATGGGGCTCGGTACAGACTGGATGCTGGCCGTCGCGAAATGGATATCTGATCTGGATAGTGCGGTTACGTTGTTCCCGACCGCGCCGCGCGCCGTACTGCCACTGATGGCCATCGGCGCCATGTTGGTGCTGCTGGGGGCGCCTTCCGGCGCCGGAAACCGAACCGCGTCACTGATTTTTCGCCGTGGTCTGGGTGCGGCGCTACTGGCGGCGGCAGCACTGCTCTGGCTGAATACCAAGCGACCCGACATCCTCATTTCGGCCCAAGGTGATGCCGTTGCCGTGCTGACACCGGCAGGCAGGGCGCCATCAAAGCCAAGAGGCGGTAATTTCGCAGTCGAGAACTGGCTTAAGAGTGACGGCGACATCGCCGATCAGGCAATCGCGGCTGAACGCGTTTTATGGCAGGGCGCAGCAGCCAACCGCAGGGCGGAACTTAATCATGCCGGGATTCGATATCGTATCGGCCATCTGACGGGTAAGGCTGTAGAACAGGAGGCAGATACCTATTGTAACGACGGCGACATTCTCGTCGCGAACCGTTTACTAAATACCAGCGCGGAAAATAAATGCTTGATCCTGGATAAGGAATATCTTGAGAAACACGGGGCGGTCGCCATATTCCTGACGGAATATGGCCTGAAGACCGTTTCTGTAGATACCCCAGATTCAGGCAGGTTTTGGCGTTAA
- a CDS encoding heme NO-binding domain-containing protein: MRSGYGDVIWKNIASEAGVHSDGFLTWGDCPDSISRSIVNASARQLDKSVDELLEDIGAWISRQEQIRRLLRFSGANFEEFVESLRELSGRIKLIIPDLDLPGFVILSDNPGSYRIVADTHFLGLMRVLAGMIRAMADDYGSLALISVMRNCIDINIVVPDHSQKRGFDLSSMQPQI; encoded by the coding sequence TTGCGCAGCGGGTATGGGGATGTAATATGGAAAAATATTGCATCAGAGGCAGGTGTTCATTCTGACGGGTTTCTCACTTGGGGCGACTGTCCCGATAGCATCAGCCGTTCCATTGTAAATGCGTCAGCTAGGCAGCTCGATAAATCGGTAGATGAGTTGTTGGAAGATATTGGTGCATGGATAAGCCGCCAAGAACAGATTCGCAGGTTGCTACGGTTCAGTGGCGCAAATTTTGAAGAATTCGTGGAATCTTTACGTGAATTGTCTGGTCGCATCAAGTTGATCATACCAGATCTCGATCTACCTGGCTTCGTAATCCTGTCTGATAATCCCGGGAGCTACCGAATTGTTGCCGATACACATTTCCTCGGATTGATGCGGGTCTTGGCCGGTATGATTAGGGCTATGGCGGATGATTACGGCTCTCTTGCCCTCATTTCTGTCATGCGGAATTGTATTGATATAAATATAGTTGTTCCGGATCACTCCCAAAAGCGCGGATTCGACCTTTCCTCAATGCAACCGCAGATATGA